In Arachis hypogaea cultivar Tifrunner chromosome 17, arahy.Tifrunner.gnm2.J5K5, whole genome shotgun sequence, a single window of DNA contains:
- the LOC112766964 gene encoding laccase-4 yields the protein MEMIWVRTMALITAACMLLPLSAEAMVRHYKFNVVMKNATRLCSTKPIVTINGKFPGPTIYAREDDTVLVKVVNHVKYNVSIHWHGVRQLRTGWADGPAYITQCPIQPGHVYVYNFTLTGQRGTLWWHAHILWLRATVHGAIVILPKIGVPYPFPRPHMEQVIVLSEWWKSDTEAVINQALKSGLAPNVSDAHTINGHSGPIQHCASQGGFKIQVEAGRTYLLRIINAALNEELFFKVAGHKLTVVEVDAVYTKPLKTDTIVIAPGQTTNVLLKANRAAGKYMVAASPFMDSPIAVDNVTATAMLHYSSSLGSTITTLASLPAKNATPIATNFVDSLRSLNSKEYPARVPLELDHSLFFTVSLGVNPCATCVNGSRVVAAINNVTFLMPRISLLNAHFFSISGVFSDDFPAKPPVVYDFTGKKQPANLRTDRGTRVYRLAYNETVQIVLQDTGMITPENHPIHLHGFNFFVVGTGKGNFNAKRDAKKFNLVDPVERNTVSVPSGGWAAIRFRADNPGVWFMHCHLEVHTTWGLKMAFVVDNGKGPNESLLPPPSDLPKC from the exons ATGGAGATGATCTGGGTTCGAACCATGGCGCTGATCACGGCGGCTTGCATGCTTCTTCCTCTATCGGCCGAAGCCATGGTTCGCCACTACAAGTTCAAT GTGGTGATGAAGAATGCAACAAGATTGTGTTCCACAAAGCCCATAGTAACCATAAATGGGAAATTCCCAGGCCCCACAATCTATGCTAGGGAAGATGACACTGTTTTGGTTAAAGTTGTTAACCATGTCAAATACAATGTTAGCATCCACTG GCATGGGGTGAGGCAGTTGAGGACTGGTTGGGCCGATGGGCCGGCTTACATAACCCAGTGTCCGATTCAACCAGGCCATGTTTATGTTTACAATTTTACCCTCACAGGGCAGAGAGGTACCCTTTGGTGGCATGCACATATCTTATGGCTTAGGGCCACTGTCCATGGTGCCATTGTTATTCTGCCCAAGATTGGAGTTCCTTACCCTTTTCCAAGACCTCATATGGAACAAGTTATAGTATTGA GTGAATGGTGGAAATCAGATACTGAAGCTGTAATTAACCAAGCTTTGAAATCTGGATTGGCTCCAAATGTTTCAGATGCCCACACAATAAATGGCCATTCAGGACCTATTCAGCATTGTGCTTCACAAG GAGGATTCAAGATCCAAGTTGAAGCTGGAAGAACTTACTTACTAAGAATCATCAATGCTGCACTGAATGAAGAGCTGTTCTTCAAGGTTGCAGGGCACAAACTCACGGTGGTGGAGGTGGACGCCGTGTACACAAAACCATTGAAGACAGACACCATAGTGATAGCACCTGGCCAAACCACAAACGTTCTGTTAAAGGCGAATCGAGCGGCCGGCAAGTACATGGTAGCAGCATCACCATTCATGGACTCTCCAATCGCAGTGGACAACGTAACCGCCACTGCGATGTTACACTACAGCAGCTCATTAGGTTCCACCATAACCACCCTGGCTTCCCTTCCCGCCAAAAATGCCACCCCAATCGCCACGAATTTCGTCGACTCGCTGAGAAGCTTGAACTCCAAGGAATACCCTGCAAGAGTGCCATTGGAGCTTGATCACTCATTGTTCTTCACCGTTAGCCTCGGCGTCAACCCGTGCGCCACTTGCGTCAACGGAAGCAGAGTAGTTGCTGCCATAAACAATGTAACCTTTCTTATGCCAAGAATTTCTCTTCTAAACGCACATTTCTTTAGTATAAGTGGCGTCTTCAGTGACGATTTTCCGGCGAAGCCTCCGGTGGTGTATGACTTCACGGGCAAGAAACAGCCGGCGAATTTGAGGACTGATAGAGGGACGAGGGTGTACAGACTTGCTTACAACGAAACGGTTCAGATAGTGTTGCAAGATACCGGAATGATAACGCCGGAGAACCATCCTATTCATCTCCATGGATTCAATTTCTTTGTTGTTGGTACTGGAAAGGGGAATTTCAATGCCAAAAGGGATGCTAAAAAGTTTAACCTTGTTGATCCTGTGGAGAGAAACACTGTTAGTGTTCCATCTGGTGGCTGGGCCGCTATAAGGTTCAGGGCTGATAATCCAG gtGTTTGGTTTATGCACTGCCATTTGGAAGTTCATACAACATGGGGATTGAAAATGGCCTTTGTGGTTGACAATGGTAAAGGACCAAATGAATCTTTACTACCTCCTCCAAGTGACCTACCCAAGTGCTAA